The DNA window TTTTAATTAATGAATTCACATATAACAGACAAGCAGATCAATTAACACAATACACTCAAACATATAGTTTCGAAGCAACAAACTACAATACGAGCTTACTTGCTTTGGTCTCATCTTCTTCCACCGCCACTACCTTGAAACAACACACGAATATGAGCCTCAATATCCTCCTTACTATACCTAATATGTCTATCTCCATTCTTCCCAAAATCAACTACGGCCTGCAATCTTCCTATAAAATTCTGATATGCCGGGATTAAACTCCCACGAATCGAAGCCCTCAACTCCTCTCCCAAATGCTCATCCACGATTACCCATGTCGACTGAGCATTGCATATCCCCTCAAAGTATGTATTGAATAACTTCAGCTTATCTCTTAAACTCTTGGGTGCTACAGGTGACAGAGAGTTACTATCAATCTTAAGAACAGCCAAAACTTTGCTCCATGTTCCTCTTTGATAGTTCACATGATATTGCTTTATTTTCGCCTCATGTTTCCTTGTCCAATCATCGCCTAAGAGTGTCCCCAAGTCATTATCTTTCACCTTCTGCACGATATACCTGCTATTGTTCATCATAAATACAGAACTCAATGTGTTGTCCCGGTAAATCTTGGACTTAGCCTCTAGGTTACTCTCCAAAAACTCCATAATCCATTCCATTCGAACAGCTAGACTTGAAGACGAGGACAAAGCCCTATTGTCCCCTTTCCTGTAATCAAAATTGCCACTCTGAGGCCCGACACTTTCCTCGAAAATCTGTTCTAAGGTCCGCCGAGATCGGCATGCAGCACGGAGATAATTCATCACGTATCGAGTCATGGGATGTACTCCACCGCCAGGAACAGCAGCCTTAGCCGGGTCCCGACGGATCAAATTTTCCAACTCCATAAACACACCTCTGATAGCTTCCCCTAGTCTTTTCCAGATAGTGATGGCTTCATTTCTTAAAATTATACCGTACTGATCAGaaaaaattaactcaaattCAGGCATCAAGTCCCTCACAGATTCATAAACATCCAGCACCTTGAACAACCTCTCAGGTGCCCGACTCCCTATAGCCACAGCATCCGCAAAATTCAGGAGCTGAATTGTAGAACCTCTGCACACCTCCATGAACGAAAAGTCCGCAGCGGAGGAGAACCCCAAGAAAATGCGATCACATAGGCGGCGCTCGCTCGGAAAAAGAATCCGGAGAGCAACATTAATGGCTTTGACCCATTTCTCGATTTCATCTTCCAGCTGCGCCCACTGCATTTTCTGAACCTCGTCGATGCTCAGCTTCTGCAGACCCAGTCTAGAAAAGCTCTCCTCCAAGAATTCCCTCCGGTAGGTGCTGTACACGTGGGAGCATTCCTTCACGTACCCCGCCACAACCATCCTCTTCCCGATTTCATGCAAGTCTCCTATAGTACCCGCCGGAAGCGCGTCGATTATTATGTCGTAATCCGTGACCTGCTGCGCCACGGGAATGAAATTGTCGTCATCTTCCAGAGAAACATCATCTTCGTCGTCGGAGTAATCTAGAGCTGAGTCGCCGCGAGCCAAGTCGAATGAGTCGGCGCCGCGTTCGGCGAGGATTCTGAACTCATCTTCCAAGCGGAACATGGATTGCTGAAGTAGATCCTCGGCGCGATCGAGGTAAGAGGATATGTTCTTGTCATCGGCTAAAGGTGTCCAATCACGGATGAAGGCAATTAACTGGTCGACAGAATCAAGGAAAGCGGAAGAATCAGCAGAGTTGGACCATATGGGTCGGTCCGAGGAGATAAAACTGGAGATCTGACGGTCAAGAGAGTTGAGGATTCGTTCCACATCGTCTTCGGAGAGCTTTTCCGTCAGCTTCTCACGCAATCTTCCATCGAAGTTGGAAAATATCTTAATGATATCGTCAGTCATGGTTTCCGTACGGCCAAGAGACTTGGCTATCTGGCGAGCTATAGCTATGAGTTTCTCCTCGCCGTTATCTGCCATTGACGGGGCTTCAATTCTCTGCAATAACCCGATACTTTCCTAGTTGATTAGAGGTTCGTTGTGCtgtaaagaagaagaaaaagggaAAGAAAACGAAAGGGTGAAGTGGGGCCTATGGGAGGGTCACATTAAAGCCAAAGTCGAAGGGGAAAGGAAGCATCTCGGAAGTTGAGCACTTTCGCTTCAAAATATTTGTTCCTCCGAAAAAACATGCGCGGCTTGTTCTTATACATACTTttcaatttcataaaataaaaaaagagagaGTTTTGTCTagatgtattatttttttattaaacttgATGTAGTCCAAAATTAAGATTATCCTGAATACTCTATATGTTCATACATGGATCCAAATAACTGTAGAAGAATATTCTAGCTAGCTCATAGACAGTCTAATTAGCTGATTGAGAGAAATTTTTGTTGGTTATCACATGCGTTGCAAACAAATGTCAGAGTCGTCGGAGTTTGTCTGATATAGACAAtctgacgctcaagtcagaaaagaatttaagATGTTATTTGAGAGTTAAAAAGTTTGAACATAAAATCACGAGCCATTTGAACAACGAGAACCTATAATTAATTTCAAACTTCAAAAAGTTCAGGGGCTGAATCGAAATAGTAACAGACGGACAACCTAAATCAGACAGGCTGGTTCCAGGACCCGTGGATTCTCAACCATAAATCagcgggccataaaccagggtGAGACTAATTTTGAGTTATTATAACAAGGATGGAGATTTTGTTTTAACGTGAAATTGAGACTACACCTCTCTTGTACTCTACAAGATTAAAGACAAGCACAAATTGAATGTATCATAAGAATCTAAGCAGTGAAGAGTGTGTCTGTCGATACAAATTTATAAACAGAAGTCGAGGAATGGTTAGAAATTGAACTCAAGATGGTCGCCAAAAAGGCAAAAACATGTATCCGTTTACATAGCAGTTGTGATTTACAGACACCACATACAGTGTTTTTCTTTTTGGGTTTCCACCAAGAAATTGTGAAAGACTCGAATATCTTTTCTATCAGAAAAATGATCTTACTCTCCAACAAAAAACAGATTAAAAAGGATCTTACAGCAACACTATAAGATTTGTAAGGACACGTTAACACGATGTTGCAACCCAAGAAGAAAGATTTTGAAGTGCAAAGGCGAGAATTAATAAAGGACTTAAACCTGAGTAAAAAACCAAGATAAAAAGTTCAAGTTCACTGAATATACAGTTCTTTTTACATCCTCTCTTTAGCGTACATACTCGTCTGATCTGCCACTTTGGCCCACTCATTCGCAATTTGTTCTGTGTATGCTACCTGTTTAATCACAACAAAAGGTAGTTCATAAGGGATAGTAAAGTAATATCAAAATGAGATGCATACAAAATAGTGTATAACACTTTTGCAAAATGCATTCGACAAGCTGGCACACGCAAATAACAAACTGTTCAAACACATTCACAAGAAGCAATTTTAGAACTTCTGTTTTTCTCCATAAATATAGATGAAGCTTTACTTTAAGTTTTTAACTGATTCTatcatgacttgtactttttgAATATGCAG is part of the Primulina eburnea isolate SZY01 chromosome 1, ASM2296580v1, whole genome shotgun sequence genome and encodes:
- the LOC140836204 gene encoding exocyst complex component EXO70B1, whose product is MADNGEEKLIAIARQIAKSLGRTETMTDDIIKIFSNFDGRLREKLTEKLSEDDVERILNSLDRQISSFISSDRPIWSNSADSSAFLDSVDQLIAFIRDWTPLADDKNISSYLDRAEDLLQQSMFRLEDEFRILAERGADSFDLARGDSALDYSDDEDDVSLEDDDNFIPVAQQVTDYDIIIDALPAGTIGDLHEIGKRMVVAGYVKECSHVYSTYRREFLEESFSRLGLQKLSIDEVQKMQWAQLEDEIEKWVKAINVALRILFPSERRLCDRIFLGFSSAADFSFMEVCRGSTIQLLNFADAVAIGSRAPERLFKVLDVYESVRDLMPEFELIFSDQYGIILRNEAITIWKRLGEAIRGVFMELENLIRRDPAKAAVPGGGVHPMTRYVMNYLRAACRSRRTLEQIFEESVGPQSGNFDYRKGDNRALSSSSSLAVRMEWIMEFLESNLEAKSKIYRDNTLSSVFMMNNSRYIVQKVKDNDLGTLLGDDWTRKHEAKIKQYHVNYQRGTWSKVLAVLKIDSNSLSPVAPKSLRDKLKLFNTYFEGICNAQSTWVIVDEHLGEELRASIRGSLIPAYQNFIGRLQAVVDFGKNGDRHIRYSKEDIEAHIRVLFQGSGGGRR